In the genome of Cryptomeria japonica chromosome 8, Sugi_1.0, whole genome shotgun sequence, one region contains:
- the LOC131052002 gene encoding AUGMIN subunit 1 isoform X2, which yields MLASVSNLLNIKDTEMSSFLVAMGDISLRKTDVEEKRAKAQKESRILLENTRKAIARLTYLKRTLAQLEEEIASREGPMMQWQTNLKIMVSKERQYLQQLSNYKALLNRVGYTPEISHGVLMEMVEHRNELERKTKPILDTLRSYQDLPPDKALAALAIEDKRREYAAAEKYLEEALHSALNTPNE from the exons ATGCTTGCAAGTGTTTCAAACCTGTTGAATATCAAAGACACTGAAATGAGCAG TTTTCTTGTTGCAATGGGAGACATTTCTTTGAGAAAAACTGATGTGGAAGAAAAGAGGGCCAAGGCACAAAAGGAATCAAGGATTCTTCTTGAGAATACTCGTAAGGCAATAGCTAGGTTGACTTACTTAAAGAG AACACTTGCACAGTTGGAAGAAGAAATAGCCAGCCGTGAGGGTCCAATGATGCAGTGGCAGACAAATTTGAAGATAATGGTTTCAAAAGAGCGCCAATACTTACAACAACTGTCAAACTACAAG GCATTGCTGAACCGAGTTGGATATACTCCAGAAATCAGTCATGGTGTGTTAATGGAAATGGTTGAACATCGGAATGAACTAGAGAGAAAGACTAAACCCATTTTGGATACCTTAAGAAGTTACCAAGATTTGCCACCT GACAAAGCACTTGCTGCTTTAGCCATTGAGGACAAGAGGAGAGAATATGCAGCAGCAGAAAAGTACCTTGAGGAGGCGTTGCATTCTGCTCTGAATACTCCAAATGAATAA